One bacterium DNA window includes the following coding sequences:
- a CDS encoding DedA family protein, with product MEPALPDWLSYWAVQSLWWTFGIFFIAALTEMIFPPFPGDAVLFLGLITLQSAEISVWRGLIAATLGGLAGFALLYWFGRIKGRALFIRRNAGMFSLERLHRVEAWFKRWGVWVIIFGRFLAGVRSAVPIVAGVGDFPPATTMSYGALSIALWNGLLAVAAIVLHANWDRFRSIWQTYNLLIWTLLGIGVLIFVWRMNRARGGKRAE from the coding sequence ATGGAACCGGCGCTCCCCGATTGGCTCTCCTACTGGGCGGTCCAGTCACTTTGGTGGACTTTCGGGATTTTCTTCATTGCCGCCCTGACCGAAATGATTTTTCCTCCTTTCCCCGGGGACGCGGTGCTGTTCCTCGGGCTGATCACGCTGCAATCGGCCGAGATCTCGGTCTGGCGCGGCCTGATCGCCGCCACCCTCGGCGGGTTGGCGGGGTTCGCGTTGCTCTACTGGTTCGGACGGATCAAGGGACGGGCGCTGTTTATCCGTCGAAACGCCGGGATGTTTTCGCTGGAGCGATTGCATCGGGTCGAGGCATGGTTCAAACGCTGGGGGGTCTGGGTGATCATCTTCGGACGGTTCCTGGCGGGCGTGCGCTCGGCGGTGCCGATCGTCGCGGGCGTCGGGGACTTTCCGCCGGCCACGACAATGTCCTATGGCGCGCTGTCGATTGCGCTCTGGAATGGACTCCTGGCGGTGGCGGCGATTGTCCTGCACGCCAACTGGGACCGTTTCCGGTCGATCTGGCAGACGTATAACCTGCTGATCTGGACTTTGCTGGGAATTGGAGTCTTGATCTTTGTCTGGCGAATGAATCGGGCCCGTGGCGGCAAAAGGGCCGAATGA
- a CDS encoding D-alanine--D-alanine ligase, translating into MNAELAAVAGLKVLVLAGGRSAERDVSLSSGAAVAAALAGAGADVYALDPGVSPRVLAWTPQLAKDQIGTQPPAGLTGARPTIAPSDLVLSELKNIDVVFIALHGGDGENGRLQALLDMAGIRYTGSGMLASALAMDKDASKRIFIAEGIPTPDWRTLDTPDDLDYDEAVETLGSPLIVKPNAQGSTVGLTLVEQRAQWEGALQEAFRWDARVLVEEFIDGRELTAGVLGNQALPIVEIRPRHGLYDYECKYTDGMCEYLCPAPITPAQTRACQEQGMEAFRALGCRGYARADFRMTEDGRMYCLEVNTLPGMTSHSLVPKAAQAAGIAFPELVARICRLAL; encoded by the coding sequence GTGAACGCCGAACTTGCGGCGGTGGCCGGCTTGAAGGTGCTGGTGTTGGCGGGAGGACGGTCGGCCGAGCGCGATGTCTCATTGTCGTCCGGCGCGGCGGTCGCCGCGGCGCTGGCCGGCGCCGGCGCCGATGTCTACGCTCTCGACCCCGGTGTGTCCCCGCGCGTCCTGGCCTGGACGCCGCAGTTGGCGAAAGACCAGATCGGCACCCAGCCGCCCGCGGGACTCACCGGCGCGCGTCCGACCATCGCGCCGTCTGATCTCGTCCTGTCCGAATTAAAAAACATCGATGTGGTCTTCATTGCCCTGCATGGCGGCGACGGCGAAAACGGCCGTCTGCAGGCCCTGCTCGACATGGCCGGCATTCGCTACACCGGCTCGGGCATGCTTGCCTCGGCGTTGGCAATGGATAAAGACGCTTCCAAACGCATCTTCATCGCCGAGGGGATCCCGACCCCGGATTGGCGCACGCTCGACACGCCGGACGATCTCGATTACGACGAAGCGGTCGAAACGCTCGGCAGCCCGCTGATCGTCAAGCCCAACGCGCAGGGTTCGACCGTCGGGCTCACGCTGGTCGAACAGCGCGCCCAGTGGGAGGGGGCGTTGCAGGAGGCCTTCCGCTGGGATGCCCGGGTGCTGGTTGAGGAGTTCATCGATGGCCGCGAGTTGACCGCCGGCGTGCTGGGCAATCAGGCGTTGCCGATTGTCGAGATTCGCCCCAGGCATGGCCTCTACGACTACGAATGCAAGTACACCGACGGGATGTGCGAGTATCTCTGTCCCGCCCCGATCACGCCGGCGCAGACCCGCGCCTGCCAGGAGCAGGGGATGGAGGCCTTTCGCGCGCTGGGGTGCCGCGGGTATGCCCGCGCCGATTTCCGTATGACCGAGGACGGCCGGATGTACTGCCTCGAAGTCAACACCCTGCCCGGGATGACTTCGCATTCGCTGGTGCCCAAGGCGGCGCAGGCGGCGGGCATCGCCTTTCCCGAGCTGGTTGCGCGCATCTGCCGATTGGCCCTGTAG